Proteins encoded within one genomic window of Bradyrhizobium sp. 186:
- the nikR gene encoding nickel-responsive transcriptional regulator NikR, whose product MQRITITIEDDLLAEIDAAAEARGYQNRSEIIRDLARAGLQRSTEDSAQTGPCVAGLVYVYDHAARDLSKRLVQEFHGHHDLALATLHVHLDDNNCMEMTALRGDASEVKHFADHIIAERGVRYGRVVMIPTGEGKQAKPRKHAHRHE is encoded by the coding sequence ATGCAGCGAATAACGATCACGATCGAGGACGATTTGCTGGCGGAGATCGACGCCGCGGCGGAAGCCCGCGGCTACCAGAACCGCAGCGAGATCATCCGCGACCTCGCGCGCGCGGGCCTGCAACGGAGCACCGAGGACAGCGCGCAGACCGGCCCTTGCGTCGCCGGCCTCGTCTATGTCTACGACCACGCCGCGCGCGATCTCTCAAAGCGCCTGGTGCAGGAATTCCACGGCCATCACGACCTCGCGCTGGCGACCCTGCACGTCCACCTCGATGACAACAATTGCATGGAGATGACGGCGCTGCGCGGCGACGCCTCCGAGGTCAAGCATTTCGCCGACCACATCATCGCCGAACGCGGCGTCCGCTACGGCCGCGTGGTGATGATCCCGACCGGGGAAGGCAAGCAGGCGAAGCCGCGGAAGCATGCGCATCGACATGAGTAG
- a CDS encoding YiiX/YebB-like N1pC/P60 family cysteine hydrolase — protein sequence MGTVLDSAGKLIAAYLSKEVPGYEPFTPSDPEHLRGVIESGDVLLVEGNNRISGIIKYLTQSTWSHAALYVGPIEGAEEPDGEPHVLIEANIGEGVTSAPLSKYFPYHTRLCRPVGLSHEDRTTVCRYAINRIGFGYDTKNIVDLMRFLFPLPIPQRWRRRMIAIGSGDPTKIICSALIAQAFDAVRYPILPKITKAGSRAARREILHIRDSSLYMPRDFDISPYFEVVKPTIVHGFDYTALHWADKQKPLEEVAGTFSVFPETFRAPPLVPEAIDEEAPVPAEEVIAQPAETVERVTVSEHFLLLKKIAMYRPTRRARVRERAA from the coding sequence ATGGGGACCGTCCTAGACTCAGCCGGCAAGCTCATTGCCGCGTACCTCTCGAAGGAGGTGCCGGGGTATGAGCCGTTTACGCCGAGCGACCCGGAGCATCTGCGCGGCGTCATCGAGTCCGGCGACGTGCTGCTGGTCGAGGGCAACAACCGCATTTCCGGCATCATCAAGTACCTGACGCAGTCGACCTGGTCGCATGCCGCACTCTATGTCGGCCCGATCGAGGGTGCCGAGGAGCCCGACGGCGAACCGCACGTGCTGATCGAGGCCAATATCGGCGAAGGCGTCACCTCCGCGCCGCTGTCGAAATATTTTCCCTATCACACCCGCCTCTGCCGCCCGGTCGGGCTGTCCCATGAGGACCGCACCACGGTCTGCCGCTATGCGATCAACCGCATCGGCTTCGGCTACGACACCAAGAACATCGTCGACCTGATGCGCTTTCTGTTTCCGCTGCCGATACCGCAGCGCTGGCGGCGCCGCATGATCGCGATCGGCTCGGGTGATCCCACCAAGATCATCTGCTCGGCGCTGATCGCGCAGGCCTTCGACGCGGTGCGCTATCCGATCCTGCCGAAGATCACCAAGGCCGGCAGCCGCGCCGCCCGCCGCGAGATCCTGCACATCCGCGATTCTTCGCTCTACATGCCCCGCGACTTCGACATCTCGCCCTATTTCGAAGTCGTCAAACCCACCATCGTGCACGGCTTCGACTACACCGCCCTGCACTGGGCCGACAAGCAGAAGCCGCTCGAGGAGGTAGCCGGCACCTTCAGTGTGTTTCCAGAAACGTTCCGTGCGCCGCCGCTCGTTCCTGAGGCGATTGACGAAGAGGCGCCGGTTCCGGCTGAAGAAGTGATCGCGCAACCTGCGGAGACGGTGGAACGCGTGACCGTCTCGGAGCATTTTCTGCTGCTGAAGAAGATCGCGATGTACCGCCCGACGCGACGGGCGCGGGTGCGTGAGAGGGCGGCATAG
- a CDS encoding NAD(P)/FAD-dependent oxidoreductase translates to MTITRRSFLSASAAFAAVPVLRATAATLPREADIVVIGAGAAGIAAARRVMAANRKVVVVEAASQIGGRCITDSTTFDVPFDRGARWMHNPETNPMIRLARSAGLDVLPAPSGQKMRIGRRNARAGETEEFLAALVRANRGIDEAARGKLDTSCASVLPKDLGDWAGAAEFVLGASFAGKDLRELSAIDKARAQDRNAAIACRQGLGTLITKLGEQAPVALSTPASRIVWSNRDVSVETPSGKITARAAIITVSTNVLTAGAIKFAPDIPKRTLDAASKLGLGSYDHIVLQLPGNPLGLSRDDILIEQSNSTRTALLFANIGGSSLCSIDVGGAFGRELSGQGEKAMIAFAKEWITKLFGSEAAAAVQKTSATRWNASPFVMGAMSAASPGGQLSRKILAEPIGCMFLAGEASHETLWGTVDGAWESGERAADAALRKIGALKDEPADVPTQSTKRRRTTQPQRN, encoded by the coding sequence ATGACTATCACGCGCCGCAGCTTCCTATCGGCGTCGGCAGCCTTTGCCGCAGTGCCGGTCCTGCGCGCAACCGCCGCTACCCTGCCCCGCGAGGCTGACATTGTCGTGATCGGCGCGGGTGCGGCGGGAATCGCCGCGGCGCGGCGCGTCATGGCGGCCAATCGCAAGGTCGTGGTGGTGGAGGCGGCGTCGCAGATCGGCGGCCGCTGCATCACCGATAGCACGACCTTCGACGTGCCGTTCGATCGCGGCGCGCGCTGGATGCACAATCCCGAGACCAATCCGATGATCCGGCTGGCGCGCAGCGCCGGGCTCGATGTCCTGCCGGCGCCGTCGGGCCAGAAGATGCGCATCGGCCGCCGCAACGCGCGCGCCGGCGAGACCGAGGAATTTCTGGCGGCGCTGGTGCGGGCCAACCGCGGCATCGACGAAGCCGCGCGCGGCAAGCTGGATACATCTTGCGCATCAGTGCTGCCCAAGGATCTCGGCGATTGGGCCGGCGCGGCGGAGTTCGTGCTCGGTGCAAGCTTTGCCGGCAAGGATCTGAGGGAACTCTCGGCAATCGACAAGGCGCGCGCGCAAGACCGCAATGCCGCGATCGCCTGCCGCCAGGGCCTGGGCACGCTGATCACGAAACTCGGCGAGCAGGCGCCGGTCGCGCTGTCGACGCCGGCGAGCCGCATCGTCTGGAGCAATCGCGACGTCAGCGTGGAGACGCCATCCGGGAAGATCACTGCGCGCGCCGCGATCATCACGGTCTCGACCAACGTGCTGACCGCGGGGGCGATCAAGTTTGCGCCCGATATCCCGAAGCGCACGCTCGATGCCGCGTCAAAGCTCGGCCTTGGCAGCTACGATCACATCGTGCTGCAACTGCCCGGAAACCCGCTGGGGCTGTCGCGCGACGACATCCTCATCGAGCAGAGCAATTCGACGCGCACGGCGCTGCTGTTCGCCAATATCGGCGGCTCCTCGCTGTGCTCGATCGATGTCGGCGGCGCATTCGGCCGCGAGCTCTCGGGGCAGGGCGAGAAGGCGATGATCGCCTTCGCCAAGGAGTGGATCACAAAACTGTTCGGCAGCGAGGCTGCCGCGGCCGTGCAGAAGACCAGCGCCACGCGCTGGAATGCCTCGCCCTTTGTCATGGGCGCGATGTCGGCGGCCTCGCCCGGCGGCCAGCTCTCGCGAAAAATTCTGGCCGAGCCGATCGGCTGCATGTTCCTTGCGGGCGAAGCCAGCCACGAGACACTTTGGGGCACCGTCGACGGCGCCTGGGAAAGCGGCGAGCGCGCCGCGGATGCGGCCTTGCGCAAGATCGGCGCGTTGAAGGACGAACCGGCTGATGTCCCGACGCAATCGACCAAGCGCCGCCGGACGACGCAACCGCAGCGCAATTGA
- a CDS encoding heavy metal translocating P-type ATPase: MTMKNAAHGYHHGNHAGHAHHHDHDHGSAPTKVRDPVCGMTVDPATSKHRFDHHGETFHFCSAGCRTKFAADPAKYLAKEKAPEPEMPAGTIYTCPMHPEIRQVGRGSCPICGMALEPEVASLETGPNPELADMTRRFWIGGALALPAVVLEMGGHLAGPHNWIDPALSNWIQLVFATPVVLWAGWPFFVRGWQSLVTRNLNMFTLIAMGTGVAYVYSLIGTLAPQIFPATFRSHEGAVAVYFEAAAVITVLVLLGQVLELRARDATSGAIKALLRLAPKTARRVDADGSEHEVEIDALHAGDRLRVRPGEKVPVDGIILEGRSSLDESLVTGESMPVTKETGAKVIAGTLNQSGSFIMRADKVGRETLLSQIVQMVADAQRSRAPIQRLADQVAGWFVPTVIAVAIVAFAAWAWFGPEPRLAFGLVAAVSVLIIACPCALGLATPMSIMVGVGRGAQAGVLIKNAEALERMEKIDTLVVDKTGTLTEGKPKVVAIVPATGFAEDDVLRLAASVERASEHPLADAVVRAAKEKQLALGQVEQFDSPTGKGATGKVDGKTIVLGNARYFASIGIDTKALDAEAERLRGDGATVINMAVDGTLAGLFAIADPVKASTPEALKALAAEGIKVIMLTGDNRTTAEAVARKLGISDVEAEVLPDQKSAVVAKLQKAGRSVAMAGDGVNDAPALAAAEVGIAMGTGTDVAMESAGVTLLKGDLTGIVRARKLSQATMSNIRQNLFFAFIYNAAGIPIAAGILYPAFGILLSPIIAAAAMALSSVSVVGNALRLRTTRL, translated from the coding sequence ATGACCATGAAAAACGCCGCACACGGGTACCATCACGGCAATCATGCAGGTCACGCTCATCATCATGACCACGACCACGGAAGCGCGCCGACGAAAGTCCGCGATCCCGTCTGCGGCATGACGGTCGATCCTGCGACGTCCAAGCACCGCTTCGATCATCACGGTGAGACCTTCCATTTCTGCTCGGCCGGCTGCCGCACCAAATTCGCCGCCGATCCCGCAAAATATCTCGCCAAGGAGAAGGCGCCCGAGCCCGAGATGCCCGCGGGCACGATCTACACCTGCCCGATGCATCCGGAGATCCGCCAGGTCGGCCGGGGAAGCTGCCCGATCTGCGGCATGGCGCTGGAACCGGAGGTCGCAAGCCTGGAGACCGGACCCAATCCGGAGCTCGCCGACATGACGCGGCGGTTCTGGATCGGCGGCGCGCTGGCGCTGCCGGCCGTGGTGCTGGAGATGGGCGGACATCTCGCGGGCCCGCACAATTGGATCGATCCGGCGCTGTCGAACTGGATCCAGCTTGTCTTCGCCACGCCCGTCGTGCTGTGGGCCGGCTGGCCGTTCTTCGTCCGCGGCTGGCAGTCGCTGGTCACGCGCAATCTGAACATGTTCACGCTGATCGCGATGGGCACAGGCGTTGCTTATGTCTACAGCCTGATCGGAACGCTGGCGCCGCAGATCTTCCCCGCCACGTTCCGAAGTCACGAAGGCGCGGTTGCCGTGTATTTCGAGGCGGCCGCGGTCATCACCGTGCTGGTGCTGCTCGGCCAGGTATTGGAGCTGCGCGCGCGCGATGCGACGTCGGGCGCGATCAAGGCGCTGTTACGGCTCGCGCCCAAGACCGCGCGCCGTGTCGACGCCGATGGCAGCGAGCACGAGGTCGAGATCGACGCGCTTCATGCCGGCGACCGCTTGCGCGTCCGCCCCGGCGAGAAGGTGCCGGTCGATGGCATCATTCTCGAAGGCCGCTCCTCGCTCGACGAATCCCTCGTGACCGGCGAATCCATGCCCGTCACCAAGGAGACCGGCGCAAAAGTGATCGCCGGCACGCTCAACCAGTCCGGCAGCTTCATCATGCGTGCCGACAAGGTCGGGCGCGAGACGCTGCTGTCGCAGATCGTGCAGATGGTCGCGGACGCACAGCGCTCGCGCGCGCCGATCCAGCGGCTGGCTGACCAGGTCGCCGGCTGGTTCGTGCCGACCGTCATCGCGGTCGCCATCGTCGCCTTCGCCGCCTGGGCCTGGTTCGGACCGGAGCCGCGGCTCGCCTTCGGCCTGGTTGCCGCCGTCAGCGTGCTGATCATCGCCTGCCCCTGCGCGCTCGGGCTCGCAACCCCGATGTCGATCATGGTCGGCGTCGGACGTGGTGCACAGGCCGGCGTCCTGATCAAGAACGCGGAGGCGCTGGAGCGGATGGAGAAGATCGACACGCTCGTGGTCGACAAGACCGGCACGCTGACCGAGGGCAAGCCGAAGGTGGTCGCGATCGTGCCGGCCACTGGTTTTGCCGAGGACGACGTCCTTCGGCTGGCAGCCAGTGTCGAGCGCGCCAGCGAGCATCCCCTGGCCGACGCCGTCGTCCGCGCGGCGAAGGAGAAGCAGCTTGCCCTCGGCCAGGTCGAGCAATTCGACTCGCCGACGGGCAAGGGCGCCACCGGCAAGGTCGACGGCAAAACCATCGTGCTCGGCAATGCCCGATACTTTGCTTCGATTGGCATCGACACCAAGGCGCTCGACGCAGAAGCCGAGCGGCTGCGCGGCGATGGCGCGACCGTGATCAACATGGCCGTCGACGGCACGCTCGCAGGCCTGTTCGCTATCGCCGATCCGGTCAAGGCTTCGACTCCGGAGGCCTTGAAGGCGCTGGCCGCCGAGGGCATCAAGGTGATCATGCTGACCGGCGACAACCGCACCACGGCCGAGGCGGTCGCGCGCAAGCTCGGCATCTCCGACGTCGAGGCGGAAGTGCTGCCGGACCAGAAGAGCGCGGTGGTGGCAAAACTGCAAAAGGCCGGCCGCAGCGTCGCGATGGCCGGCGACGGCGTCAACGACGCCCCGGCGCTGGCCGCGGCCGAAGTCGGCATCGCCATGGGCACCGGCACGGACGTGGCGATGGAGAGCGCCGGCGTCACCCTGCTCAAGGGCGATCTCACCGGCATCGTCCGCGCCCGAAAACTGTCGCAGGCGACCATGAGCAACATCCGCCAAAACCTGTTCTTCGCCTTCATCTACAACGCCGCCGGCATTCCGATCGCAGCCGGCATCCTCTATCCCGCGTTCGGTATCCTGCTGTCGCCGATCATCGCGGCGGCCGCGATGGCGCTGTCGTCGGTGAGCGTGGTCGGGAATGCGCTGCGGCTTCGTACGACACGGCTGTGA
- the pheT gene encoding phenylalanine--tRNA ligase subunit beta, producing the protein MKFTLSWLKDHLDTDEPLDKLADKLTMIGLEVENIEDKAKALKPFSIAKVISAEQHPNADRLRVCMVDTGDGGAPVQVVCGAPNARAGLVSVFSPPGTYIPGKDITLGVGTIRGVESRGMLCSAAELQISNDHDGIMELPADAPIGAGYAEWAGLGDPAIEINLTPNRQDCTGVHGIARDLAAADMGKLKDPTIKAIKGEFPCPVKVTVEDAALCPGFALRLVRGVKNGPSPEWLQKRLTAIGLRPINALVDITNFMTYDRARPLHVFDAKKVRGNLVVRRGRDGETLLALDDRTYNLDANICVIADDHGVESLAGIMGGEASGCDENTTDVLIESALWNEINIAQTGRKLGINSDARYRFERGVDPAFMVPGLELATKLVMDMCGGAPSENVVVGKAFGDDRVIDFPVTEVKRLSGIEVPQPEMKRILTHLGFMMAGPGPVVKVAVPSWRSDVHGKADIVEEVIRIYGIDKVPETPFERGEDARKSVLTPIQLRTRRARRALATRGMIEAVTWSFITKPAAELFGGGQRELEVANPIASDLSDMRPTLLAGLIAAAQANADRGFGDVALFEVGQVFKGDRPQDQFTAASGVRRGFASSEGLGRHWSDSAQAELFDAKADALAVLAAAGAPMQALQIVAGGPGWLHPGRSGTIQIGPQNVLGYFGEMHPRTLEALGADGPLMVFEMILDRVPEAKKKPTRAKPAIELPAFQPVSRDFAFIVDRTVKAGDIVRAAQSVDKKLITGVNVFDVYEGKGIDDGKKSIAIAVTIQPREKTLTDQEIEAVAAKIVAEVTKKTGGTLRA; encoded by the coding sequence ATGAAATTCACCCTCTCCTGGCTGAAGGATCATCTCGACACCGACGAGCCGCTGGACAAGCTTGCCGACAAGCTCACCATGATCGGGCTCGAGGTCGAGAACATCGAGGACAAGGCGAAGGCGCTGAAGCCGTTCTCCATCGCCAAGGTGATCTCCGCCGAGCAGCATCCGAATGCGGATCGGCTGCGCGTCTGCATGGTCGATACCGGCGATGGTGGCGCGCCCGTGCAGGTCGTGTGCGGTGCGCCGAATGCGCGCGCCGGTCTGGTCAGCGTATTCTCACCGCCCGGCACCTACATTCCCGGCAAGGACATCACGCTCGGGGTCGGCACCATCCGCGGCGTCGAGAGCCGCGGCATGCTGTGCTCGGCAGCCGAACTGCAAATCTCGAACGACCATGACGGCATCATGGAATTGCCGGCGGACGCCCCGATCGGCGCCGGCTATGCCGAATGGGCCGGCCTCGGCGATCCCGCGATCGAGATCAACTTAACGCCGAACCGGCAAGACTGCACCGGCGTCCATGGCATCGCGCGCGATCTTGCCGCAGCCGATATGGGCAAACTCAAAGATCCGACCATCAAGGCGATCAAGGGCGAATTCCCGTGTCCCGTGAAAGTCACGGTCGAGGACGCCGCGCTGTGTCCGGGCTTCGCGCTCAGGCTGGTGCGCGGCGTGAAGAACGGCCCGTCGCCGGAATGGCTGCAAAAGCGGCTGACTGCGATCGGGCTGCGTCCGATCAACGCGCTGGTCGATATCACCAACTTCATGACCTATGACCGCGCGCGACCGTTGCATGTGTTCGACGCGAAGAAGGTCAGGGGTAATCTCGTGGTGCGTCGGGGCCGCGACGGCGAGACGCTGCTGGCGCTCGACGACCGCACCTACAATCTCGACGCCAACATCTGCGTCATCGCCGACGACCATGGCGTCGAATCGCTTGCCGGCATCATGGGCGGCGAGGCCTCGGGCTGCGATGAGAACACCACCGACGTGCTGATCGAATCGGCGCTGTGGAACGAGATCAACATCGCCCAGACCGGCCGCAAGCTCGGCATCAATTCAGATGCACGCTACCGCTTCGAGCGCGGCGTCGATCCGGCCTTCATGGTGCCGGGGCTGGAGCTCGCGACCAAGCTGGTGATGGACATGTGCGGCGGCGCGCCGTCAGAGAACGTCGTGGTCGGCAAGGCCTTCGGCGACGACCGCGTAATCGATTTTCCGGTCACCGAGGTGAAGCGGCTGTCCGGCATTGAGGTGCCGCAGCCGGAGATGAAGCGCATCCTCACCCATCTCGGCTTCATGATGGCGGGCCCTGGCCCGGTGGTGAAGGTCGCGGTGCCGTCCTGGCGCTCGGACGTGCACGGCAAGGCCGACATCGTCGAGGAGGTCATCCGCATCTACGGCATCGACAAGGTTCCGGAGACGCCGTTCGAGCGCGGCGAGGACGCGCGCAAATCCGTGCTGACGCCGATACAGCTCCGCACCCGCCGCGCCAGGCGGGCGCTCGCGACCCGCGGCATGATCGAGGCCGTGACCTGGTCGTTCATCACGAAGCCCGCGGCCGAGTTGTTCGGCGGCGGCCAGCGTGAACTCGAAGTGGCCAACCCGATCGCGTCGGACCTTTCCGACATGCGCCCGACCCTTCTGGCGGGCCTGATCGCGGCGGCGCAGGCCAACGCCGATCGCGGCTTTGGCGATGTCGCGCTGTTCGAGGTCGGCCAGGTCTTCAAGGGCGACCGTCCGCAGGATCAGTTCACGGCGGCGAGCGGCGTTCGCCGTGGCTTTGCCTCGTCGGAAGGTCTCGGCCGGCACTGGTCGGATTCGGCCCAAGCCGAATTGTTCGACGCCAAGGCCGACGCGCTCGCGGTGCTGGCCGCCGCCGGCGCGCCGATGCAAGCGCTTCAGATCGTCGCCGGTGGTCCGGGATGGCTGCATCCCGGTCGCTCCGGTACGATCCAGATCGGCCCGCAGAACGTGCTCGGCTATTTCGGCGAGATGCACCCGCGCACGCTCGAGGCGCTCGGCGCCGACGGACCGCTGATGGTGTTCGAGATGATCCTCGACCGTGTCCCCGAGGCGAAGAAGAAGCCGACCCGCGCGAAACCCGCGATCGAGTTGCCGGCATTCCAGCCGGTCTCGCGCGACTTCGCTTTCATCGTCGATCGCACCGTGAAGGCCGGCGACATCGTGCGCGCGGCGCAGAGCGTCGACAAGAAGCTGATCACCGGCGTCAACGTGTTCGACGTCTATGAAGGCAAGGGCATCGATGACGGCAAGAAGTCGATCGCAATCGCGGTGACGATCCAGCCCCGCGAGAAGACGCTGACCGACCAGGAGATCGAGGCCGTCGCCGCGAAGATCGTGGCGGAAGTCACGAAGAAGACGGGCGGCACCTTGAGGGCATGA